A region of uncultured Anaeromusa sp. DNA encodes the following proteins:
- a CDS encoding DMT family transporter: MTMRWQANVALLVTASIWGLAFVAQRVGMEYLEPFTFNGIRFLLGALSLLPILWWQQHRKPVAKEALPRFRVFGIGVVAGLILFLAASLQQIGIVDTTAGKAAFVTSLYIVLVPLSGVLLGRRVKFSLWLGCLLSLLGLYFLCIREDFTLAFGDLLVLIGAVFWTMHILWIDRFASQVQVLSLAVWQFMTCALLSLVVAAFTETITLAGIKGALSPILYGGIGSVGIAYTLQIVGQKRAEPTQASLILSLETVFAAVGGYFLLQELLSSWELLGCVLMMIGMVVAQIPWLNWRSGIKSVLRLEKAEIK; this comes from the coding sequence ATGACGATGCGATGGCAAGCCAATGTAGCTCTGCTTGTAACAGCCAGTATTTGGGGGCTGGCTTTTGTGGCGCAGCGAGTAGGCATGGAATATTTGGAACCCTTTACCTTTAATGGCATTCGATTTTTGCTAGGAGCCTTGTCTTTGCTGCCCATTTTATGGTGGCAACAGCATCGCAAGCCTGTAGCTAAAGAAGCGTTACCTCGCTTCCGCGTCTTTGGAATTGGCGTAGTAGCCGGCTTGATTTTATTTTTGGCAGCATCGTTGCAGCAAATCGGTATTGTCGATACAACAGCCGGCAAGGCCGCTTTTGTAACTAGCTTGTATATTGTACTGGTTCCTTTGAGCGGTGTGCTTTTAGGGCGGCGTGTGAAATTTTCTTTGTGGCTGGGATGTTTGCTATCACTTCTAGGTTTGTACTTTCTTTGCATTCGTGAGGATTTCACCTTGGCCTTTGGAGACTTATTGGTTTTGATTGGTGCTGTTTTTTGGACGATGCACATTTTGTGGATTGATCGTTTTGCATCCCAAGTACAGGTTCTTTCTTTGGCAGTATGGCAGTTTATGACCTGCGCCCTTCTTTCTTTGGTTGTTGCCGCTTTTACCGAAACGATAACCTTGGCTGGAATCAAAGGGGCTCTCTCTCCTATCTTGTATGGCGGCATCGGATCTGTGGGCATTGCTTATACATTGCAGATTGTCGGTCAGAAACGAGCGGAGCCCACGCAGGCTTCGTTGATTTTGAGCCTGGAGACGGTTTTTGCCGCGGTGGGTGGATATTTTTTGCTGCAAGAGCTTCTTAGCTCTTGGGAACTTCTAGGCTGCGTATTGATGATGATCGGTATGGTAGTAGCGCAAATTCCTTGGCTTAATTGGCGAAGTGGAATTAAAAGCGTTTTGCGTTTAGAAAAGGCAGAAATAAAATAA
- a CDS encoding site-specific integrase: MASSLSSSVILRPWRRGKYSEQAIRYMTSSKAVNTIRAYQSDWDDFSYWCRHHGYAELPATPETLVEYFSYLADFIKANTISRKATAISEAHKAAGCPSPTLSADVRMTLQGIRKAKGTFQQGKSPVMWSDLAQVSDVFDPTPLGIRNRALILFGFAGAFRRSELVALDVEDLTFFPEGVKVFLGKAKNDPDGKGQYKGISYRRQRPEVCPVRAIKAWLDISGLTSGPLFRSLTKNGGIRQQRLSDKAVARTVKEFAERTGADPQRYAGHSLRRGFATSAALAGARERHIMKQTGHHSDKMVRRYIEESEIFSFDNMALMEKADGTVKGSDDYE; this comes from the coding sequence ATGGCGTCTTCCTTGTCTTCGTCTGTCATACTGCGTCCATGGAGGCGCGGCAAGTACTCTGAACAGGCTATTCGTTATATGACCTCTTCTAAGGCGGTCAATACGATCCGGGCGTATCAAAGCGACTGGGATGATTTTTCCTATTGGTGTCGTCACCACGGATATGCGGAGCTTCCGGCTACGCCAGAAACGCTTGTAGAGTACTTCAGCTATCTGGCTGACTTTATCAAAGCAAATACCATTTCCCGCAAGGCAACCGCCATTTCTGAAGCCCATAAAGCGGCTGGCTGCCCATCACCAACTCTTTCTGCTGATGTACGTATGACGCTCCAAGGCATTCGTAAAGCCAAAGGAACCTTTCAGCAAGGGAAGTCGCCTGTGATGTGGTCGGATTTGGCGCAAGTCTCTGACGTGTTCGACCCGACGCCATTGGGTATTCGCAATCGTGCCTTGATTTTATTTGGCTTTGCCGGCGCTTTTCGGCGTTCTGAACTGGTCGCTTTGGATGTGGAAGATTTAACTTTTTTCCCAGAAGGCGTCAAAGTGTTTTTAGGGAAAGCGAAAAATGATCCAGACGGCAAGGGCCAATACAAAGGCATTTCGTATCGTCGTCAGCGCCCTGAAGTTTGTCCTGTACGCGCTATCAAAGCATGGTTAGATATTTCGGGGCTTACCAGCGGGCCGCTTTTTCGTTCTTTGACCAAAAACGGTGGCATTCGTCAGCAGCGCCTTTCGGATAAGGCGGTTGCCAGAACGGTCAAAGAATTTGCGGAGCGTACCGGTGCTGATCCGCAGCGTTACGCAGGGCACAGTCTGCGAAGAGGATTTGCCACCTCGGCGGCGTTAGCTGGCGCTAGAGAACGACATATTATGAAGCAAACCGGCCATCATAGTGATAAAATGGTCCGCCGCTATATTGAAGAAAGTGAAATCTTTTCTTTTGATAATATGGCCTTGATGGAAAAAGCGGATGGAACTGTAAAAGGGAGCGATGATTATGAATGA
- a CDS encoding AraC family transcriptional regulator, whose product MSESINKQQAELAHFIERYSKQDGIHPTAIPALFFNRQSTIAGPVYGVFKPSLCIIVQGAKDVWLAQERFRYSPADYLVASMNVPVIAQLAEATPACPYLSLKLEFTPKQVLDVLSSLETHVTTKRPSGHAIFVSRIEPSLLEAVLRLVRLLDAPDDIPMLAPLVTKEILYRILQGQHGEIVEQIAIEGSYTYRIRNVIERLMNRYDQSLRIEDLAEMANMSISSFHRHFKEITAMSPLQFQKQLRLHEARRLLLSESADAAEIAFRVGYESPSQFSREYSRMFNLPPKEDVKRMKANYNQTADA is encoded by the coding sequence ATGTCTGAATCAATAAATAAGCAGCAAGCTGAACTGGCCCATTTCATTGAACGCTATTCCAAGCAAGACGGTATCCATCCAACCGCTATTCCCGCTTTGTTTTTTAACCGCCAATCTACGATTGCCGGACCTGTTTATGGAGTGTTTAAGCCGTCCTTATGCATTATTGTTCAAGGCGCCAAAGATGTTTGGCTGGCTCAAGAACGCTTTCGTTACAGTCCGGCCGATTATCTTGTTGCGTCCATGAATGTGCCTGTTATCGCTCAACTTGCGGAAGCCACCCCTGCTTGCCCATACCTTTCCCTTAAACTAGAATTTACGCCAAAGCAAGTATTAGATGTTCTCAGTAGTTTAGAAACACACGTGACAACAAAAAGGCCTTCTGGCCATGCTATTTTTGTCAGTCGGATTGAACCCTCGTTGTTAGAAGCCGTACTTCGGTTGGTTCGTTTGTTGGATGCCCCCGATGATATTCCAATGCTTGCGCCTCTCGTTACGAAAGAAATTCTTTATAGAATTTTACAAGGACAGCACGGAGAAATAGTAGAACAGATTGCCATTGAAGGAAGCTATACCTATCGAATTAGAAATGTCATTGAGCGGCTCATGAATCGCTATGACCAATCGCTGCGCATTGAAGACCTTGCGGAAATGGCCAATATGAGTATTTCTTCTTTTCATCGGCACTTTAAAGAAATAACTGCCATGAGTCCTTTGCAGTTTCAAAAGCAGCTGCGTTTGCATGAAGCAAGACGCTTGCTATTATCCGAGTCGGCTGATGCTGCGGAGATCGCCTTTCGAGTCGGTTATGAAAGTCCTTCACAGTTTAGTCGGGAATATTCTCGCATGTTCAATCTTCCGCCGAAGGAAGATGTGAAGCGCATGAAAGCCAATTATAATCAAACAGCGGATGCGTAA
- a CDS encoding dihydrofolate reductase family protein has protein sequence MDKPYIICHMVTSLDGKVTGDFLRKSEYSHLIEDYYRIHREYGANAFLCGRVTMESSFPQPPTPPEPYTGKPIVREDYVAESAAFYAIAIDSQGKLWWQNHTIADADPGYHGAHIVEVLTQNVSDTFLAHLRKKGISYLFGGETELDLVLVVQKLKKLFGIEKLLLEGGGIVNGSFLQAGLVDEISLVVVPAVEGSEKSMSLFKTGIYPFSSKSAASFRLKDAQRLTNDGLWLTYQKR, from the coding sequence ATGGATAAACCCTATATTATCTGTCACATGGTGACGTCTTTAGACGGCAAAGTCACCGGCGATTTTTTGAGAAAAAGCGAATACAGCCATCTCATTGAAGACTATTACCGTATCCATAGGGAGTACGGCGCAAACGCCTTTCTTTGCGGCCGAGTAACGATGGAGAGCAGCTTTCCACAACCACCAACTCCACCAGAGCCGTACACTGGGAAGCCCATTGTACGGGAAGACTATGTGGCGGAAAGTGCGGCGTTCTATGCGATCGCCATCGACTCGCAAGGCAAACTTTGGTGGCAAAACCACACTATTGCCGACGCTGATCCCGGCTACCATGGCGCTCATATCGTTGAAGTGTTGACGCAAAACGTTTCCGATACTTTTTTAGCGCATTTACGAAAAAAAGGTATTTCTTATCTTTTCGGCGGCGAAACAGAGCTGGATCTTGTTCTTGTCGTCCAAAAGCTCAAAAAATTGTTTGGCATCGAGAAGCTGCTACTGGAAGGCGGCGGCATTGTCAACGGCTCTTTTCTGCAAGCCGGCCTAGTTGATGAAATCAGCCTTGTGGTCGTGCCTGCAGTAGAAGGCTCGGAAAAATCAATGTCACTCTTTAAAACAGGAATCTATCCTTTTAGCAGCAAATCAGCCGCTTCCTTTCGCCTAAAAGACGCTCAGCGGCTGACTAACGACGGCCTGTGGCTGACTTATCAAAAACGATAA
- a CDS encoding flavodoxin — translation MAAKNSLIAFYSRKGNNYVRGTIVNLAVGNTEIAAKKIQLLTGGHLFQIETIKDYPLDYTETTTVAQKEKQEQARPELVSTGKGMEAYDVIYLGYPNWWGTMPMAVFTWLEAHDFSGKTIIPFCTHEGSGLGSSENDLKKACPTAKTLPGLAIHGGSVANADKEIADWLKNTI, via the coding sequence ATGGCTGCTAAAAATAGCTTGATCGCTTTTTATTCACGCAAAGGAAATAATTATGTCCGTGGTACGATCGTAAATTTGGCTGTTGGCAATACCGAGATAGCGGCGAAAAAAATACAATTGCTAACAGGGGGCCATCTATTTCAAATTGAAACAATAAAAGACTATCCGCTTGATTACACAGAAACAACAACAGTAGCGCAAAAAGAAAAGCAAGAACAGGCTAGGCCGGAACTTGTTTCAACCGGAAAGGGAATGGAAGCTTACGATGTAATTTATCTTGGCTATCCAAACTGGTGGGGAACCATGCCCATGGCCGTGTTTACTTGGCTGGAAGCACATGATTTTTCCGGTAAAACGATCATACCTTTTTGTACGCATGAAGGCAGCGGGCTAGGAAGCAGTGAAAACGATCTAAAAAAAGCATGCCCCACGGCAAAAACATTGCCTGGCTTAGCTATCCACGGCGGCAGTGTCGCTAATGCGGATAAAGAAATTGCCGACTGGTTAAAAAATACCATTTGA
- a CDS encoding alpha/beta fold hydrolase, which yields MFCLANSIDGRLLTSMKYQKSIVALFLVLTVVWSGSALAAQSSKGNPLVVQEQGSFAVGGTVVTEPGTFDAEKKTPEGQTLHGDHAYVFYQIPPNAHTLPLVFLHGAGQFSKTWETTPDGREGFHNLFLRRGFGVYLMDQPRRGNAGRSTVPSSLPATPDEQQWFNTFRVGQWPDYFPGVQFSQDAETLDQYFRQMTPNTGPFDANVISDSVAALYKKIGPGILVTHSQGGGVGWLSAIKSPNIRAIASYEPGSGFVFPEEEVPNAMPSSAGTLEAVGIPLADFMKLTKIPIVIYYGDNIPSNPSANAGQDGWRVRLEMARLWAAAVNKHGGDVTVVHLPEVGIYGNTHFPFSDLNNVEIADLLSKYLNEKGLKKQIKKQRSA from the coding sequence TTGTTTTGCTTAGCAAATAGTATAGACGGGAGGCTTTTAACAAGTATGAAATATCAAAAATCAATTGTAGCTCTTTTCCTTGTGCTTACTGTGGTGTGGTCAGGAAGTGCATTGGCGGCGCAAAGCAGCAAAGGCAACCCGCTGGTTGTTCAAGAACAAGGCAGCTTTGCTGTAGGCGGAACCGTGGTCACCGAACCAGGAACGTTTGACGCAGAAAAGAAGACGCCAGAAGGGCAGACGCTGCACGGCGATCATGCGTATGTGTTTTACCAAATACCGCCTAATGCTCATACATTGCCGCTAGTGTTCTTGCATGGAGCCGGGCAGTTTTCAAAGACCTGGGAAACAACGCCGGATGGTAGGGAGGGTTTTCATAACTTGTTTTTGCGCCGCGGTTTTGGAGTCTATTTAATGGATCAACCAAGACGAGGCAATGCTGGGCGTAGTACAGTGCCAAGTTCGCTTCCTGCGACACCGGATGAACAACAGTGGTTTAATACTTTTCGCGTCGGTCAATGGCCAGACTACTTTCCTGGAGTGCAGTTCTCGCAAGATGCAGAAACTTTGGATCAATACTTTCGTCAGATGACGCCAAACACAGGGCCTTTTGATGCCAATGTAATTTCTGATTCTGTGGCTGCGTTATATAAAAAAATAGGTCCTGGAATCCTTGTCACACATTCTCAAGGAGGCGGCGTAGGCTGGCTTTCAGCAATAAAAAGCCCCAATATTCGTGCCATTGCCTCGTATGAACCTGGGAGTGGATTTGTTTTTCCAGAAGAAGAAGTTCCGAATGCGATGCCAAGCTCCGCTGGAACACTGGAAGCAGTCGGCATACCTTTAGCCGACTTCATGAAACTTACCAAAATTCCGATTGTAATTTATTATGGCGATAATATTCCATCTAACCCCTCCGCAAACGCCGGACAAGATGGCTGGCGTGTAAGGTTAGAAATGGCCAGACTATGGGCAGCCGCTGTAAACAAACATGGTGGTGATGTAACCGTAGTACACCTGCCGGAAGTTGGCATTTATGGCAATACACATTTCCCTTTCTCTGACTTGAACAATGTAGAAATTGCTGATCTTCTTTCCAAATATCTTAACGAAAAAGGATTGAAAAAACAAATCAAAAAGCAGCGGAGCGCCTAA
- a CDS encoding nitroreductase family protein, translated as MNELLDLIKKRRSTRNFTEEPITRADLEAILEAGRWAPSGHNQQSWFFTVIGDKEMFAELNQRFRDAAQHSSEAFVHKILAKENFDIFYHAPVAVLVSAREDAILTEANCAAATQNMLLTAESLGLGSCWVGFAGFPFINGQGRDLCEKLAIPEGFHPLYAVVLGHKQLQNKEVRGPKRKENWVHYHSFSGE; from the coding sequence ATGAATGAACTATTGGATTTAATAAAAAAACGCCGCAGTACGCGTAATTTCACGGAAGAGCCGATAACCCGCGCTGATTTAGAAGCGATCTTGGAAGCGGGGCGTTGGGCGCCCAGCGGTCATAATCAGCAGTCGTGGTTTTTTACGGTCATTGGCGATAAGGAGATGTTTGCAGAGTTGAATCAGCGTTTTCGGGATGCTGCTCAACACTCTTCTGAAGCCTTTGTTCATAAAATATTGGCTAAGGAAAATTTTGATATTTTCTATCATGCACCGGTTGCTGTTTTAGTTTCCGCGCGGGAAGATGCTATCCTGACGGAAGCTAACTGTGCCGCCGCTACGCAAAATATGCTTTTAACTGCGGAAAGCTTGGGTTTGGGAAGCTGCTGGGTTGGTTTTGCCGGTTTTCCTTTTATCAACGGCCAAGGTCGAGACTTGTGTGAAAAGTTAGCTATTCCCGAAGGATTTCATCCCTTATACGCCGTTGTTCTAGGACATAAGCAGCTGCAAAATAAAGAGGTACGTGGACCCAAACGCAAAGAAAATTGGGTTCATTACCACTCTTTTTCCGGTGAATGA
- a CDS encoding flavodoxin family protein has protein sequence MKVLLVNGSPHEKGCTYTALTEVATALETEQISAALFWIGNKPLAGCIACRSCAEKKKCVFDDKVNEFLSIAAEYDGFVFGTPVHWAAASGAITSFLDRAFYADLCGGKKSFYLKPAAAVISARRAGTTATYDQINKYFGLLQMPIISSQYWNMVHGAKPEEVRKDLEGLQTMRTLARNMAFFLKCKEAGLEAGVPLPVTEETIFTNFIRD, from the coding sequence ATGAAAGTATTATTAGTTAACGGCAGTCCGCATGAAAAGGGCTGCACCTATACAGCCCTTACGGAAGTGGCAACTGCCTTGGAAACCGAACAAATCAGCGCTGCTTTGTTTTGGATTGGCAATAAGCCACTAGCCGGCTGCATCGCCTGTAGGTCCTGCGCAGAGAAAAAGAAATGCGTTTTTGACGACAAAGTGAATGAGTTTTTGTCTATTGCTGCGGAATATGATGGCTTTGTTTTTGGAACGCCGGTTCATTGGGCAGCTGCAAGCGGTGCCATTACTTCTTTTTTGGATCGTGCTTTTTATGCTGATTTATGCGGAGGGAAAAAATCTTTTTATTTAAAACCGGCTGCTGCAGTTATCTCCGCCAGGCGGGCTGGAACGACGGCGACATATGATCAAATCAATAAATATTTTGGCTTGCTGCAAATGCCGATTATCTCATCGCAATACTGGAACATGGTGCATGGAGCAAAACCGGAAGAAGTAAGAAAGGACTTGGAAGGACTGCAGACGATGCGAACGCTGGCTCGAAATATGGCGTTCTTTTTGAAATGCAAAGAAGCCGGTTTAGAGGCGGGCGTGCCGTTGCCGGTGACTGAAGAAACCATTTTTACTAATTTTATTCGTGATTGA
- the htpG gene encoding molecular chaperone HtpG: MTMEKREFQAETKQLLELMIHSIYTNRDIFLRELISNASDAIDKLRFEALTKPELLGENNELEIMLLPDETSGTLTIADNGMGMTHDEVIENIGTIAKSGTKAFLAAMQEKENAGGDTNLIGQFGVGFYSAFMVADKVTLLTRAPGQEKGVRWESTGDGTYTLEECEKEGRGTTIILSLKEEHRKAETESEQFLNKQTLERLVKKYSDYIRFPIRMSMPVMSPPAAEGEEPQEPKEEVRVLNSMSPLWMRNKNEIKPEEYNQLYKHLFLDWQDPMEVIHSKVEGAVEYTSVLFIPSHAPFDFYQREVTTGIRLYSKNVFIMDDCQDLLPEYLRFAKGLVDSPDVSLNISREVLQQSLPLKKIGKNLEKSLLKTLDQLSKKDRPKYETFWKEYGKALKSGVYADFNNRERLQDLLLFPTSRSEDELTTLADYVERMPEKQSVIYYAAGKDRTAVERLPQMEMLQEKGLEVLYLFDRVDEFAVDALGSYKEKQFRSISRGELQLDDMEDETEKKKEQEELTKENSTLLEAIKKHLEGKVTEVKLSHRLTSSPVCLVSDAQGISLSMEQILADMDQKNSFKASRILELNPNHAVFKALQAQFTDGNTTPLFGDYCELLYGQALLLEGLAPEDPGRFAQLVASLMAAPSAKTE, translated from the coding sequence ATGACAATGGAAAAACGCGAATTTCAAGCAGAAACAAAACAACTGTTGGAGCTGATGATTCACTCCATTTATACGAACAGGGATATTTTTTTACGGGAGCTAATTTCTAATGCTTCCGACGCTATCGACAAGCTGCGCTTTGAAGCGCTGACCAAGCCTGAACTATTGGGAGAAAACAACGAACTTGAAATTATGCTCCTGCCGGATGAAACTTCCGGTACGCTGACGATTGCCGATAACGGCATGGGTATGACTCATGACGAAGTCATCGAAAACATTGGCACCATTGCTAAGTCCGGCACTAAGGCGTTTTTGGCGGCTATGCAAGAAAAAGAAAACGCCGGTGGTGATACCAATCTGATTGGTCAGTTTGGAGTCGGCTTCTATTCCGCCTTCATGGTAGCGGATAAAGTGACTCTTTTGACCCGCGCTCCAGGTCAAGAAAAAGGTGTGCGCTGGGAATCGACCGGCGACGGCACCTATACGCTGGAAGAATGTGAAAAAGAAGGCCGCGGCACGACGATCATTCTTTCCTTGAAAGAAGAGCATCGTAAAGCCGAAACGGAAAGCGAGCAGTTTTTAAACAAGCAGACCTTAGAGCGGCTGGTGAAAAAGTACTCCGATTACATCCGCTTCCCCATTCGCATGAGCATGCCGGTCATGTCGCCTCCTGCCGCCGAAGGCGAAGAGCCGCAAGAGCCTAAGGAAGAAGTGCGTGTTTTAAACTCCATGTCTCCCCTATGGATGCGTAATAAAAACGAAATTAAGCCGGAAGAATATAATCAGCTTTACAAGCACCTCTTCTTGGACTGGCAAGATCCTATGGAAGTCATCCACTCTAAAGTAGAAGGCGCTGTGGAATACACTAGCGTACTCTTTATTCCCTCCCACGCTCCCTTTGACTTTTATCAGCGTGAAGTGACTACAGGAATTCGTCTTTATTCCAAAAATGTTTTTATCATGGATGATTGTCAGGATCTCTTGCCGGAGTACCTGCGCTTTGCGAAAGGGCTTGTGGACTCGCCTGATGTTTCCTTGAATATCTCCCGCGAAGTGCTGCAGCAGAGCCTGCCTTTGAAGAAAATCGGCAAGAATCTGGAAAAGAGCCTCTTGAAAACGCTGGATCAGCTATCTAAAAAAGACCGGCCAAAATACGAAACCTTCTGGAAAGAATACGGCAAAGCCCTCAAAAGCGGCGTGTATGCGGATTTCAATAACCGTGAGCGACTGCAAGATCTGTTGCTCTTCCCCACTTCTCGCAGCGAAGACGAGCTAACTACCTTAGCAGACTATGTAGAACGTATGCCGGAAAAACAAAGCGTTATCTACTATGCCGCCGGCAAAGACCGTACCGCGGTTGAGCGCCTGCCTCAGATGGAAATGCTGCAGGAAAAAGGCCTGGAAGTGCTGTACCTTTTTGACCGCGTTGATGAATTCGCTGTAGATGCTTTGGGCAGCTACAAGGAAAAACAGTTCCGTTCCATCAGCCGCGGTGAGCTGCAGCTGGACGATATGGAAGACGAAACAGAAAAGAAAAAAGAGCAAGAAGAATTGACTAAGGAAAATTCGACTTTGCTCGAAGCTATCAAAAAGCACTTGGAAGGAAAAGTGACGGAAGTCAAGTTGAGCCACCGCCTGACCTCCAGTCCGGTTTGTCTGGTCAGTGACGCCCAAGGCATAAGCTTGTCAATGGAGCAGATTCTGGCGGACATGGACCAAAAGAACTCCTTTAAAGCCAGTCGCATTTTAGAACTCAATCCCAACCACGCGGTGTTCAAGGCGCTACAGGCGCAGTTTACTGACGGCAACACCACACCTCTGTTTGGAGATTACTGCGAATTGCTCTATGGCCAGGCGCTGCTTCTTGAAGGCCTAGCCCCGGAAGATCCGGGCCGCTTCGCTCAACTGGTAGCATCCTTGATGGCGGCGCCATCGGCCAAAACGGAATAA
- a CDS encoding flavodoxin, with protein sequence MKKMVTLVLALLVLAVSLAGCSNSNANKQASLSSVEKNQTPLPSTEVSPTTKEGKKALVVYFSLPETTKPDNMTKEEANSTVIVDGKVLGNTQYVAYLIQANTGADIFRIEPKTPYPTDHKTLVALAKEEQKNKTRPELAARIENLDQYKVIFLGYPNWWGDMPMVVYSFLESHDLSGKTIIPFNTHGGSGFSNTINTLAVVQPKAAIVKNGFSVSRDTVQNCAADVASWVKELQY encoded by the coding sequence ATGAAAAAAATGGTAACGTTGGTTTTAGCTTTGCTTGTTCTTGCAGTTAGTTTGGCAGGCTGCAGTAACAGTAACGCGAACAAACAGGCTTCACTTTCCAGTGTAGAGAAAAACCAAACACCATTGCCTTCGACTGAAGTTTCGCCGACCACTAAAGAAGGCAAGAAAGCATTGGTAGTTTACTTCTCTTTGCCGGAAACGACGAAGCCCGACAACATGACCAAAGAAGAGGCCAACAGCACGGTAATCGTCGATGGCAAAGTGCTGGGCAACACACAATATGTAGCGTATTTGATACAAGCAAATACCGGTGCGGATATCTTTCGGATTGAACCGAAAACGCCATATCCTACCGATCACAAAACACTAGTAGCGTTGGCTAAAGAAGAACAAAAAAACAAGACCAGGCCGGAGTTGGCAGCAAGGATAGAAAACCTTGACCAATACAAGGTGATTTTTTTAGGATACCCCAATTGGTGGGGGGATATGCCTATGGTTGTATATTCTTTCCTTGAAAGTCATGATCTGTCCGGCAAAACCATCATTCCGTTCAATACGCACGGAGGAAGCGGCTTTTCTAATACAATCAACACGCTTGCAGTTGTACAACCAAAGGCCGCTATCGTCAAAAACGGCTTTTCCGTTTCCAGAGATACTGTGCAAAATTGCGCAGCGGATGTTGCTTCGTGGGTGAAAGAATTACAGTACTAA
- a CDS encoding cupin domain-containing protein, with protein MNSKRNEIFKTGAPLPEIYARYFNGQAYLQPLTDKGGPVFNVTFEPGCRNNWHIHHQGGQILLCTEGRGWYQAWGEDPVELHPGDVVNIPPEVKHWHGAAKDSWFAHLAIEIPVAGAANEWLEPVNDAAYSKLK; from the coding sequence ATGAACAGCAAACGAAATGAGATTTTCAAAACAGGCGCTCCGCTGCCGGAAATATATGCCCGCTACTTCAACGGTCAAGCTTATTTACAGCCGTTGACTGACAAGGGCGGCCCCGTTTTTAATGTAACCTTTGAGCCCGGTTGCCGCAACAACTGGCATATCCATCACCAAGGCGGCCAAATTCTCCTCTGTACTGAAGGGCGAGGTTGGTATCAGGCCTGGGGAGAAGACCCCGTAGAACTGCATCCTGGCGATGTGGTCAACATCCCGCCAGAGGTAAAGCATTGGCATGGCGCGGCAAAGGATAGCTGGTTTGCACATTTGGCAATAGAAATCCCAGTTGCTGGCGCTGCCAACGAATGGCTGGAACCAGTAAACGATGCAGCATATAGCAAGCTAAAATAA
- a CDS encoding alpha/beta hydrolase, protein MKLKLKLGTTMLALGLMAIGLGGGQTVQAQASRGSHPVVIMEKRDFQEVDLRAIKSPNENPFGLVYQGAITRNLSGQVNIHPITYDLNGIKISSNVYTPANYDKTRKNQYPTLVVAHPNGGVKEQVAGLYAQRMAEQGYITITADASFQGASGGTPRNVDKPAYRVEDIHGMADVISSYPGVDPARLGILGICGGGGYTLKAAQTDKRLKAVATLSMFNTGLVRRNGFLNSQTATIQTRLQQASAARAQEVAGGEVQYTPDMLDMKLSEEQLAKMPVLYSEGYEYYGKTHAHPNSTFRYTVSSNLDLFNFDAAHNMDLIAQPLLMMAGNKADTLYMTEQCFAAAAGTTDKELFLIDGATHIQTYWVPDYVNQAVAKLTEFYGSHL, encoded by the coding sequence ATGAAATTAAAACTAAAGTTAGGCACTACCATGCTGGCGTTAGGACTAATGGCCATCGGCTTAGGCGGCGGCCAGACGGTCCAGGCGCAGGCGTCTCGAGGCAGCCATCCTGTGGTTATCATGGAGAAAAGAGACTTTCAGGAAGTCGATCTTCGTGCCATTAAAAGTCCGAATGAAAATCCCTTCGGCTTAGTTTATCAAGGAGCCATTACTCGGAACCTATCTGGACAAGTGAATATTCATCCCATCACATATGATTTGAATGGGATCAAGATTTCGTCCAATGTATATACGCCGGCAAATTACGATAAGACCCGCAAGAACCAATACCCAACTCTTGTTGTCGCACACCCTAACGGTGGCGTTAAAGAGCAGGTAGCCGGCTTATATGCACAACGTATGGCCGAACAAGGCTATATTACCATTACAGCAGATGCCTCTTTCCAAGGGGCAAGCGGCGGCACTCCTCGCAACGTGGATAAACCTGCTTATCGGGTCGAAGACATTCATGGCATGGCAGACGTCATTTCTTCTTACCCAGGAGTTGACCCGGCGCGCTTGGGCATATTGGGAATCTGCGGCGGCGGCGGCTATACGCTGAAAGCAGCGCAGACTGACAAGCGTCTTAAAGCAGTGGCAACTCTCAGCATGTTCAATACAGGGCTTGTGCGCCGTAACGGATTCTTAAATTCCCAGACGGCTACGATCCAAACTCGTTTACAGCAAGCCTCCGCAGCAAGAGCGCAGGAAGTGGCTGGCGGCGAAGTGCAGTATACACCGGACATGCTGGATATGAAATTGAGCGAGGAACAGCTTGCCAAAATGCCTGTATTGTATAGTGAAGGATATGAGTACTACGGAAAGACACACGCGCATCCGAATTCCACATTCCGCTATACTGTAAGCAGCAACCTTGATTTATTCAACTTTGATGCAGCCCATAATATGGATTTAATTGCCCAACCGCTGCTTATGATGGCCGGTAACAAGGCCGATACCCTGTATATGACTGAGCAGTGTTTTGCAGCAGCCGCAGGGACAACCGACAAAGAATTGTTTCTGATCGATGGGGCCACTCACATTCAGACGTATTGGGTTCCTGATTATGTGAATCAAGCCGTTGCTAAATTGACAGAGTTCTACGGAAGTCATTTATAA